One window of Streptomyces sp. FIT100 genomic DNA carries:
- a CDS encoding UvrD-helicase domain-containing protein produces MMSLYAPDVFIKDKVEALAQQLGLALPHQEQWDFIQSAESLDLQAAPGSGKTSLIGLKLALLCQGWNSPTRGICVLSHTNTAKDEILHRLAASPAGRRLLQYPHFIGTIQAFTNTFFALPALRARGVEVQIVDDRAYADEALQLLERHPQFRKLNTALGHRTNGPSLVAEARYLCDAGDLIATGPDGTRPFKAASDSGQQFAALKETLTERGVFRYQDMFAIAEHHLFHHPQLALAATHRFSFVLLDEMQDTSDLQQRLLDKVFGSPSTVVQRVGDVNQRIFADGPDAAQPSSFPLPHAAQLPVSRRFGSKIAALASDLTVHRRQRIDGAGHEGTIALLLFDDDCVAEVVPAFERMAAAAVPRQLLLDSPPRVLGARLTRGSAKTFPQSVSCYVPGFTTAPSQATGSLITTARAAQTERQSGDNHAAVTLLWKAIRDVARLASSGSLPPLRRLDRDPATAGGRTRLLLHEMLTSPLDSDVEWAVFTARLLRLLPDLTQSPLKGVARLTDPLAHVPPVVQPAPVPQASDDAEQGVVLSVAGSIQSAKGETHVATLILECLERSGKKYDVHEVLRLLSQQQDASKALVTIQRAAQLVFVGATRPTHLLAFAVHRTRAEPHVEAMMARGWSIHDINVQ; encoded by the coding sequence ATGATGAGCCTCTACGCGCCCGATGTCTTCATCAAGGACAAGGTTGAGGCACTCGCCCAGCAACTCGGCCTTGCACTGCCGCACCAGGAACAGTGGGACTTCATCCAGAGCGCGGAGTCCCTGGACCTCCAGGCAGCTCCCGGCTCGGGCAAGACCAGCCTGATCGGACTGAAGCTCGCCCTCCTGTGCCAGGGATGGAACTCGCCCACGCGCGGCATCTGCGTCCTGTCCCACACCAACACGGCCAAGGATGAAATCCTCCACCGCCTCGCCGCCAGCCCAGCGGGGCGCCGCCTACTGCAGTACCCGCACTTCATCGGCACGATCCAGGCCTTCACCAACACCTTCTTCGCCCTGCCGGCTCTACGGGCCAGGGGCGTTGAAGTCCAGATCGTAGACGACCGCGCTTACGCGGACGAAGCCCTCCAGCTGCTCGAACGCCACCCCCAGTTCCGGAAACTCAACACCGCACTCGGACACCGCACGAACGGCCCCTCACTGGTCGCTGAGGCCCGCTACCTGTGTGACGCCGGAGATCTGATCGCGACAGGACCTGACGGCACCCGTCCCTTCAAAGCAGCCAGTGACAGTGGCCAGCAATTCGCCGCTCTCAAAGAAACGCTCACCGAGCGAGGCGTCTTCCGCTACCAAGACATGTTCGCCATCGCCGAGCACCATCTCTTTCATCACCCCCAGCTCGCGCTGGCCGCCACCCACCGCTTCTCCTTCGTCCTCCTGGACGAAATGCAAGACACCAGTGACCTCCAGCAACGCCTGCTCGACAAGGTCTTCGGCTCGCCGAGCACGGTCGTCCAGCGAGTGGGTGACGTCAATCAGCGCATCTTTGCTGACGGGCCGGATGCTGCACAGCCCTCGTCGTTCCCCCTACCTCATGCCGCCCAACTCCCCGTCAGCCGCCGCTTCGGCAGCAAGATCGCAGCACTGGCTAGTGACCTCACGGTCCACCGCCGCCAGCGCATTGACGGCGCTGGCCACGAGGGGACCATCGCCCTCCTGCTCTTCGACGACGACTGTGTCGCCGAGGTCGTGCCGGCCTTCGAGCGGATGGCAGCGGCCGCGGTTCCTCGCCAGCTGCTGCTGGACAGCCCTCCCCGCGTCCTGGGCGCTCGCCTCACCCGAGGAAGCGCCAAGACCTTTCCGCAATCCGTCTCCTGCTACGTACCCGGCTTCACCACCGCCCCCAGCCAGGCGACCGGCAGCCTCATCACGACGGCACGCGCCGCCCAGACAGAGCGGCAATCCGGCGACAACCACGCAGCCGTCACACTGCTGTGGAAGGCAATCCGTGATGTCGCCCGACTCGCCAGCTCAGGCAGCCTGCCCCCGTTGAGGCGACTGGACCGAGACCCGGCCACCGCCGGGGGCCGGACACGCCTGCTCCTGCACGAGATGCTGACGAGCCCACTCGACAGTGACGTCGAATGGGCAGTGTTCACCGCCCGGCTTTTGCGGTTGCTGCCCGACCTGACTCAGAGCCCCCTGAAAGGGGTCGCGCGCCTCACGGATCCCCTCGCTCACGTCCCGCCCGTTGTCCAGCCAGCCCCCGTGCCTCAGGCGTCGGATGATGCGGAGCAGGGTGTGGTGCTGTCGGTTGCGGGATCGATCCAGAGTGCCAAGGGTGAAACTCATGTGGCCACGCTCATCCTCGAGTGCCTGGAACGCAGCGGCAAGAAGTACGACGTGCACGAGGTCCTCAGACTCCTGAGCCAGCAGCAGGACGCCTCTAAGGCCCTGGTCACGATCCAGCGCGCGGCACAGCTCGTCTTCGTGGGCGCCACCCGCCCGACACACCTGCTCGCCTTTGCCGTGCACCGCACGAGAGCTGAACCGCACGTCGAGGCGATGATGGCACGCGGCTGGTCCATCCACGACATCAACGTCCAATGA